The Syngnathus typhle isolate RoL2023-S1 ecotype Sweden linkage group LG16, RoL_Styp_1.0, whole genome shotgun sequence genome includes a region encoding these proteins:
- the LOC133169478 gene encoding pleckstrin homology domain-containing family G member 3 isoform X2 — MPEGSHSVLHQGPMGEEYPRLPSPLSAGDHEQRNADLESDCYHQLCADPLDGEGQRPVSLVSTLSSGSSRDSHSLFGSTVTLPSSCTPPIPSEEDIDLELSPAESAVEHTRDQSPGLAGFSRLWKPHLMLHQWNNNNATANRKSTQILHNPASPVVTETMAPNPKLTHVDRVVMEIIETERMYVKDLRSIVEDYLAHIIDTSNLPMRPEQVCALFGNIEDIYEFNSELLQSLDMCDNDPVAIAQCFVEKSEYFEIYTQYCTNYPNSVAALTDCMRSKTLAKFFKDRQAFLKRSLPLGSFLLKPVQRILKYHLLLQEIAKHFGPDEDGYEVIQEAIDTMTGVAWYINDMKRKHEHAVRVQEIQSLLINWKGPDLTTYGELVLEGTFHVLRAKNSRTLFLFEKMLLFTKRRGEHYVYKTHISCSTLMLLDSAKDPLLFSVIHFKHPKQPHTVQAKSVEEKRLWAHHIKRLILENHNAIVPPKAKEAIVDNSNCVGKYHCSPERVKRADSYQSSDIHLAGWNGRRRSDVLKHAESESALLGDRPQPQASGLSEGERPAVEEATQQLSSTPAEVPSSPHEGGPNLPMTEQQKQEDEEGDSFKEDLLMGDDQDDEACDPAQLTDTLRKETQETHGHDESQRDAAETKQVHLDEPHPSDCVSQVENIRQQSESSLEAVTPESAETSRETGEEAEGESDSSGLQVEETSALMSGELSEEEEEEVVAENKRILPCSVLDQASVIAERFIIGLPRRNSLVSEDLGSLACSSLLTPNEVFISPSTCTDSEEKSPTLSPPEPQVTPETVCEPVPVEGEHRSTLSKQDLLLIHKVRRYYEHAEHQDANFSIKRRESLSYIPAGLVRQLSRQLNDIPDQPAAVPVHRKVLSRYRPTSWSVFDLPGLEKNPNADIEQKAERQRSEEAKARSPSVTDSSTTDEDLRPSSEMIKVWQDMESEEIQQTGEEENNPFECLDSSECKLRKQPSLILEETSPSSEGSDVLLEDSARDCKQRRTSMTQGLVQLPRLISLRTSVDEDQILQDMGKMKNKVFQLARQYSQRIKNNRPMVWQRNREASSQQGFKSMPAVLEEKVKKKSKPNLRLPLKACDQMVIHEVNTPSPAQTPSSAASSRSTLTDPQSPQLENFHWPDVQELCSKYNPSQPDADSSNSLLECSPAKCNCCSHTDSHKDPTQCPEAQPETWYKERGDQDWPRPRSKLLCRWSSLEHMLGSLPLHEVQNLQEPVRTCRPSSLASLTAAQCSVLAEGDQQLEDSSQCPGKSAAPSSAKTSESNLVKSLREKFQSLSTSSSTC, encoded by the exons AATATCCTCGGTTACCCTCGCCCCTCTCCGCTGGAGACCATGAACAAAGAAATGCAGATTTAGAATCAGACTGTTACCATCAACTATGTGCCGATCCACTGGATGGAGAAGGCCAACGTCCAGTAAGTCTCGTGTCTACCTTGTCTTCTGGATCGTCCCGTGACAGTCACAGCCTTTTTGGGAGCACCGTCACCCTCCCTTCCTCCTGCACACCACCTATACCGAGCGAGGAGGACATCGACTTGGAGCTGAGCCCGGCTGAAAGCGCTGTAGAACACACAAGAGACCAGAGTCCCGGCCTGGCGGGGTTCAGCAGACTATGGAAGCCGCACCTAATGCTCCACCAGTGGAATAACAATAACGCCACCGCCAACAGGAAAAGTACACAGATCCTTCATAACCCGGCTTCACCTGTTGTCACGGAAACGATGGCGCCCAACCCGAAACTGACCCACGTGGACCGAGTTGTCATGGAGATCATCGAAACGGAGCGCATGTATGTCAAAGATCTGCGCAGCATTGTAGAG GACTATTTGGCTCACATTATCGATACAAGCAACCTGCCCATGCGCCCAGAGCAAGTGTGTGCTCTGTTTGGAAATATTGAGGACATCTATGAATTCAACAG TGAGTTGCTGCAGTCCTTGGACATGTGTGACAACGACCCTGTGGCCATCGCCCAATGCTTTGTCGAGAAG AGTGAATATTTTGAGATCTACACCCAGTATTGCACCAACTATCCAAA TTCAGTCGCGGCACTGACTGACTGCATGAGGAGCAAAACCTTGGCAAAGTTCTTCAAGGATCGTCAGGCTTTTCTGAAGCGTTCTCTCCCGTTGGGTTCTTTCCTTCTCAAGCCCGTGCAGAGGATCCTAAAATATCACCTGCTGCTTCAG GAAATTGCAAAGCACTTTGGCCCAGACGAGGATGGCTACGAGGTGATCCAAGAGGCCATAGACACCATGACAGGGGTGGCCTGGTACATCAACGACATGAAGAGGAAACACGAGCACGCCGTCAGAGTGCAG GAGATCCAGTCCCTTTTGATCAACTGGAAGGGTCCTGACCTGACCACTTACGGCGAGCTGGTGCTGGAAGGCACCTTTCATGTCCTGCGGGCAAAGAACAGTCGGACGCTCTTCCTGTTTGAAAAGATGCTGCTCTTTACTAAAAGAAGAGGAGAGCACTATGTCTACAAGACGCATATCTct TGCTCCACCTTGATGCTACTTGACAGTGCAAAGGATCCTCTGCTTTTCAGTGTTATCCACTTCAAGCATCCCAAGCAGCCCCATACCGTGCAG gCCAAATCTGTAGAAGAGAAGCGTCTCTGGGCCCATCACATCAAGAGGCTCATTCTGGAGAACCACAACGCCATTGTTCCGCCAAAG GCAAAAGAAGCTATCGTGGACAATTCGAATT GTGTTGGGAAGTACCACTGTAGCCCAGAGAGGGTAAAGAGAGCAGATTCGTACCAGTCGAGTGACATCCATCTTGCAGGATGGAATGGCCGGAGGAGATCAG ATGTTTTGAAG CATGCCGAAAGTGAGAGCGCCCTACTCGGGGACAGGCCTCAGCCTCAGGCTTCCGGTCTAAGCGAGGGTGAGAGGCCGGCTGTGGAGGAAGCCACACAGCAGCTAAGTTCCACACCGGCAGAGGTGCCCTCCTCGCCTCATGAGGGGGGTCCGAACCTGCCGATGACAGAACAGCAAAAACAGGAAGATGAGGAGGGGGACAGTTTCAAGGAGGATTTACTGATGGGGGACGACCAG GATGATGAAGCCTGCGATCCCGCTCAGCTGACCGACACGCTGAGAAAGGAGACTCAAGAAACACACGGCCATGATGAAAGCCAGAGAGATGCGGCTGAGACAAAACAG GTCCATTTGGACGAGCCGCACCCTTCGGATTGCGTCTCTCAAGTAGAGAACATCCGTCAACAGTCCGAGTCATCGCTAGAGGCCGTCACTCCGGAGTCGGCTGAGACTTCTAGAGAAACCGGTGAAGAAGCGGAGGGGGAAAGCGACTCGTCTGGTCTTCAAGTGGAGGAAACGAGTGCGCTGATGAGCGGCGAGCTctcagaggaggaggaagaggaagtggTGGCCGAGAATAAGAGAATCCTACCGTGCTCCGTGTTGGATCAAGCCAGTGTAATCGCCGAACGCTTCATCATTGGCTTGCCCAGGCGGAACAGCCTGGTCTCTGAGGATCTGGGCTCCCTGGCTTGCTCCTCACTTTTAACACCCAATGAAGTCTTCATAAGCCCCTCCACCTGCACGGACTCTGAAGAAAAGTCGCCCACTCTATCACCTCCTGAGCCGCAGGTGACCCCTGAGACCGTTTGTGAACCCGTCCCCGTCGAGGGCGAACATCGGTCCACTCTCTCCAAACAGGATCTCCTCCTGATCCACAAGGTCAGAAGATACTATGAGCATGCCGAGCACCAAGACGCCAACTTCAGCATCAAGCGCAGGGAAAGTCTCTCCTACATTCCAGCAGGTCTGGTCAGGCAGTTGAGTAGGCAGCTTAACGATATTCCCGACCAACCGGCCGCCGTCCCAGTCCACAGGAAAGTCCTCTCCCGTTACAGACCTACTTCTTGGTCAGTCTTTGACCTTCCGGGCTTAGAAAAGAACCCAAACGCAGACATTGAGCAAAAGGCTGAACGACAGAGATCAGAGGAAGCGAAGGCTCGATCTCCAAGTGTCACCGATTCTTCTACCACAGATGAAGACTTACGCCCTTCATCGGAGATGATCAAAGTCTGGCAAGACATGGAGTCAGAGGAAATCCAGCAGACTGGAGAAGAGGAGAATAATCCCTTTGAGTGTTTGGACTCCTCAGAATGTAAACTCCGAAAGCAACCATCCCTGATTCTAGAAGAAACAAGTCCCTCGTCCGAAGGTTCAGATGTTTTACTAGAAGACTCCGCTCGAGACTGCAAGCAGCGTAGAACCTCTATGACTCAAGGTCTGGTCCAGCTCCCCAGGCTCATTAGCCTCAGAACCAGTGTTGACGAAGACCAGATCTTGCAGGACATGGGCAAGATGAAGAACAAAGTGTTCCAACTGGCTCGTCAGTACAGCCAGCGCATCAAAAATAACAGACCGATGGTCTGGCAGAGGAACCGGGAAGCTTCCAGTCAACAAGGATTCAAGAGCATGCCTGCTGTCCTTGAGGAGAAGgtcaagaaaaaaa GTAAACCCAACCTAAGACTGCCCTTGAAGGCTTGTGACCAGATGGTCATCCACGAGGTGAATACACCGAGTCCGGCCCAGACTCCATCTTCTGCGGCCAGCTCCCGCAGCACGCTGACCGATCCGCAAAGCCCTCAATTGGAGAACTTCCACTGGCCTGACGTACAAGAACTTTGCTCCAAATACAACCCCAGCCAACCGGATGCTGATTCCTCAAACAGCTTGCTGGAATGTTCTCCGGCCAAGTGCAATTGCTGCTCTCACACAGACTCTCATAAAGACCCGACCCAGTGTCCGGAGGCACAACCCGAGACTTGGTACAAGGAGAGGGGAGATCAAGACTGGCCTCGCCCCCGGTCCAAACTACTGTGCAGGTGGAGCTCGCTGGAGCACATGCTTGGTTCCCTGCCACTCCATGAAGTGCAGAACTTGCAGGAACCCGTGCGGACCTGCCGTCCTAGCAGTCTGGCGTCTCTGACCGCCGCGCAATGCAGCGTCCTCGCAGAAGGAGACCAGCAACTGGAGGACAGCTCACAATGTCCCGGCAAGTCGGCTGCACCGAGTTCGGCCAAGACGTCAGAAAGTAATCTGGTGAAAAGTTTACGGGAGAAGTTCCAGAGTTTAAGCACCAGCTCATCAACGTGTTAA
- the LOC133169478 gene encoding pleckstrin homology domain-containing family G member 3 isoform X1 gives MPEGSHSVLHQGPMGEEYPRLPSPLSAGDHEQRNADLESDCYHQLCADPLDGEGQRPVSLVSTLSSGSSRDSHSLFGSTVTLPSSCTPPIPSEEDIDLELSPAESAVEHTRDQSPGLAGFSRLWKPHLMLHQWNNNNATANRKSTQILHNPASPVVTETMAPNPKLTHVDRVVMEIIETERMYVKDLRSIVEDYLAHIIDTSNLPMRPEQVCALFGNIEDIYEFNSELLQSLDMCDNDPVAIAQCFVEKSEYFEIYTQYCTNYPNSVAALTDCMRSKTLAKFFKDRQAFLKRSLPLGSFLLKPVQRILKYHLLLQEIAKHFGPDEDGYEVIQEAIDTMTGVAWYINDMKRKHEHAVRVQEIQSLLINWKGPDLTTYGELVLEGTFHVLRAKNSRTLFLFEKMLLFTKRRGEHYVYKTHISCSTLMLLDSAKDPLLFSVIHFKHPKQPHTVQAKSVEEKRLWAHHIKRLILENHNAIVPPKAKEAIVDNSNCVGKYHCSPERVKRADSYQSSDIHLAGWNGRRRSDVLKHAESESALLGDRPQPQASGLSEGERPAVEEATQQLSSTPAEVPSSPHEGGPNLPMTEQQKQEDEEGDSFKEDLLMGDDQVADFASSVLAAISCWHYQARALLSSHFTTDDEACDPAQLTDTLRKETQETHGHDESQRDAAETKQVHLDEPHPSDCVSQVENIRQQSESSLEAVTPESAETSRETGEEAEGESDSSGLQVEETSALMSGELSEEEEEEVVAENKRILPCSVLDQASVIAERFIIGLPRRNSLVSEDLGSLACSSLLTPNEVFISPSTCTDSEEKSPTLSPPEPQVTPETVCEPVPVEGEHRSTLSKQDLLLIHKVRRYYEHAEHQDANFSIKRRESLSYIPAGLVRQLSRQLNDIPDQPAAVPVHRKVLSRYRPTSWSVFDLPGLEKNPNADIEQKAERQRSEEAKARSPSVTDSSTTDEDLRPSSEMIKVWQDMESEEIQQTGEEENNPFECLDSSECKLRKQPSLILEETSPSSEGSDVLLEDSARDCKQRRTSMTQGLVQLPRLISLRTSVDEDQILQDMGKMKNKVFQLARQYSQRIKNNRPMVWQRNREASSQQGFKSMPAVLEEKVKKKSKPNLRLPLKACDQMVIHEVNTPSPAQTPSSAASSRSTLTDPQSPQLENFHWPDVQELCSKYNPSQPDADSSNSLLECSPAKCNCCSHTDSHKDPTQCPEAQPETWYKERGDQDWPRPRSKLLCRWSSLEHMLGSLPLHEVQNLQEPVRTCRPSSLASLTAAQCSVLAEGDQQLEDSSQCPGKSAAPSSAKTSESNLVKSLREKFQSLSTSSSTC, from the exons AATATCCTCGGTTACCCTCGCCCCTCTCCGCTGGAGACCATGAACAAAGAAATGCAGATTTAGAATCAGACTGTTACCATCAACTATGTGCCGATCCACTGGATGGAGAAGGCCAACGTCCAGTAAGTCTCGTGTCTACCTTGTCTTCTGGATCGTCCCGTGACAGTCACAGCCTTTTTGGGAGCACCGTCACCCTCCCTTCCTCCTGCACACCACCTATACCGAGCGAGGAGGACATCGACTTGGAGCTGAGCCCGGCTGAAAGCGCTGTAGAACACACAAGAGACCAGAGTCCCGGCCTGGCGGGGTTCAGCAGACTATGGAAGCCGCACCTAATGCTCCACCAGTGGAATAACAATAACGCCACCGCCAACAGGAAAAGTACACAGATCCTTCATAACCCGGCTTCACCTGTTGTCACGGAAACGATGGCGCCCAACCCGAAACTGACCCACGTGGACCGAGTTGTCATGGAGATCATCGAAACGGAGCGCATGTATGTCAAAGATCTGCGCAGCATTGTAGAG GACTATTTGGCTCACATTATCGATACAAGCAACCTGCCCATGCGCCCAGAGCAAGTGTGTGCTCTGTTTGGAAATATTGAGGACATCTATGAATTCAACAG TGAGTTGCTGCAGTCCTTGGACATGTGTGACAACGACCCTGTGGCCATCGCCCAATGCTTTGTCGAGAAG AGTGAATATTTTGAGATCTACACCCAGTATTGCACCAACTATCCAAA TTCAGTCGCGGCACTGACTGACTGCATGAGGAGCAAAACCTTGGCAAAGTTCTTCAAGGATCGTCAGGCTTTTCTGAAGCGTTCTCTCCCGTTGGGTTCTTTCCTTCTCAAGCCCGTGCAGAGGATCCTAAAATATCACCTGCTGCTTCAG GAAATTGCAAAGCACTTTGGCCCAGACGAGGATGGCTACGAGGTGATCCAAGAGGCCATAGACACCATGACAGGGGTGGCCTGGTACATCAACGACATGAAGAGGAAACACGAGCACGCCGTCAGAGTGCAG GAGATCCAGTCCCTTTTGATCAACTGGAAGGGTCCTGACCTGACCACTTACGGCGAGCTGGTGCTGGAAGGCACCTTTCATGTCCTGCGGGCAAAGAACAGTCGGACGCTCTTCCTGTTTGAAAAGATGCTGCTCTTTACTAAAAGAAGAGGAGAGCACTATGTCTACAAGACGCATATCTct TGCTCCACCTTGATGCTACTTGACAGTGCAAAGGATCCTCTGCTTTTCAGTGTTATCCACTTCAAGCATCCCAAGCAGCCCCATACCGTGCAG gCCAAATCTGTAGAAGAGAAGCGTCTCTGGGCCCATCACATCAAGAGGCTCATTCTGGAGAACCACAACGCCATTGTTCCGCCAAAG GCAAAAGAAGCTATCGTGGACAATTCGAATT GTGTTGGGAAGTACCACTGTAGCCCAGAGAGGGTAAAGAGAGCAGATTCGTACCAGTCGAGTGACATCCATCTTGCAGGATGGAATGGCCGGAGGAGATCAG ATGTTTTGAAG CATGCCGAAAGTGAGAGCGCCCTACTCGGGGACAGGCCTCAGCCTCAGGCTTCCGGTCTAAGCGAGGGTGAGAGGCCGGCTGTGGAGGAAGCCACACAGCAGCTAAGTTCCACACCGGCAGAGGTGCCCTCCTCGCCTCATGAGGGGGGTCCGAACCTGCCGATGACAGAACAGCAAAAACAGGAAGATGAGGAGGGGGACAGTTTCAAGGAGGATTTACTGATGGGGGACGACCAGGTAGCCGACTTTGCCAGCTCTGTGTTGGCAGCCATCTCCTGCTGGCACTATCAAGCCCGGGCTTTGCTTTCTTCTCACTTCACAACG GATGATGAAGCCTGCGATCCCGCTCAGCTGACCGACACGCTGAGAAAGGAGACTCAAGAAACACACGGCCATGATGAAAGCCAGAGAGATGCGGCTGAGACAAAACAG GTCCATTTGGACGAGCCGCACCCTTCGGATTGCGTCTCTCAAGTAGAGAACATCCGTCAACAGTCCGAGTCATCGCTAGAGGCCGTCACTCCGGAGTCGGCTGAGACTTCTAGAGAAACCGGTGAAGAAGCGGAGGGGGAAAGCGACTCGTCTGGTCTTCAAGTGGAGGAAACGAGTGCGCTGATGAGCGGCGAGCTctcagaggaggaggaagaggaagtggTGGCCGAGAATAAGAGAATCCTACCGTGCTCCGTGTTGGATCAAGCCAGTGTAATCGCCGAACGCTTCATCATTGGCTTGCCCAGGCGGAACAGCCTGGTCTCTGAGGATCTGGGCTCCCTGGCTTGCTCCTCACTTTTAACACCCAATGAAGTCTTCATAAGCCCCTCCACCTGCACGGACTCTGAAGAAAAGTCGCCCACTCTATCACCTCCTGAGCCGCAGGTGACCCCTGAGACCGTTTGTGAACCCGTCCCCGTCGAGGGCGAACATCGGTCCACTCTCTCCAAACAGGATCTCCTCCTGATCCACAAGGTCAGAAGATACTATGAGCATGCCGAGCACCAAGACGCCAACTTCAGCATCAAGCGCAGGGAAAGTCTCTCCTACATTCCAGCAGGTCTGGTCAGGCAGTTGAGTAGGCAGCTTAACGATATTCCCGACCAACCGGCCGCCGTCCCAGTCCACAGGAAAGTCCTCTCCCGTTACAGACCTACTTCTTGGTCAGTCTTTGACCTTCCGGGCTTAGAAAAGAACCCAAACGCAGACATTGAGCAAAAGGCTGAACGACAGAGATCAGAGGAAGCGAAGGCTCGATCTCCAAGTGTCACCGATTCTTCTACCACAGATGAAGACTTACGCCCTTCATCGGAGATGATCAAAGTCTGGCAAGACATGGAGTCAGAGGAAATCCAGCAGACTGGAGAAGAGGAGAATAATCCCTTTGAGTGTTTGGACTCCTCAGAATGTAAACTCCGAAAGCAACCATCCCTGATTCTAGAAGAAACAAGTCCCTCGTCCGAAGGTTCAGATGTTTTACTAGAAGACTCCGCTCGAGACTGCAAGCAGCGTAGAACCTCTATGACTCAAGGTCTGGTCCAGCTCCCCAGGCTCATTAGCCTCAGAACCAGTGTTGACGAAGACCAGATCTTGCAGGACATGGGCAAGATGAAGAACAAAGTGTTCCAACTGGCTCGTCAGTACAGCCAGCGCATCAAAAATAACAGACCGATGGTCTGGCAGAGGAACCGGGAAGCTTCCAGTCAACAAGGATTCAAGAGCATGCCTGCTGTCCTTGAGGAGAAGgtcaagaaaaaaa GTAAACCCAACCTAAGACTGCCCTTGAAGGCTTGTGACCAGATGGTCATCCACGAGGTGAATACACCGAGTCCGGCCCAGACTCCATCTTCTGCGGCCAGCTCCCGCAGCACGCTGACCGATCCGCAAAGCCCTCAATTGGAGAACTTCCACTGGCCTGACGTACAAGAACTTTGCTCCAAATACAACCCCAGCCAACCGGATGCTGATTCCTCAAACAGCTTGCTGGAATGTTCTCCGGCCAAGTGCAATTGCTGCTCTCACACAGACTCTCATAAAGACCCGACCCAGTGTCCGGAGGCACAACCCGAGACTTGGTACAAGGAGAGGGGAGATCAAGACTGGCCTCGCCCCCGGTCCAAACTACTGTGCAGGTGGAGCTCGCTGGAGCACATGCTTGGTTCCCTGCCACTCCATGAAGTGCAGAACTTGCAGGAACCCGTGCGGACCTGCCGTCCTAGCAGTCTGGCGTCTCTGACCGCCGCGCAATGCAGCGTCCTCGCAGAAGGAGACCAGCAACTGGAGGACAGCTCACAATGTCCCGGCAAGTCGGCTGCACCGAGTTCGGCCAAGACGTCAGAAAGTAATCTGGTGAAAAGTTTACGGGAGAAGTTCCAGAGTTTAAGCACCAGCTCATCAACGTGTTAA